The DNA window TATGGCTTGCCGGAAATCCACGGCCAGGAAATTAAAAAAGCCCGATTAATCGGAAATCCCGGATGCTATCCGACCAGTATTATCTTGGGGCTTGCCCCGCTTCTTAAGGAAAAACTGGTGAAAACAGAAGGGATCATTGCCGATTCCAAATCGGGGGTCAGCGGAGCCGGTCGAACCTTAAATCTGGGGAGTCTGTTTTGTGAAACCGGGGAAGGTTTCCGGGCCTATAAAGTCGGAGGGGGGCACCGGCATATTCCGGAGATGGAACAGGAATTGAGCTTGATTGCCGGAAAGTCGATTAAGCTGACTTTTACCCCTCATCTGGTCCCTATGTCCAGGGGTATCCTGTCCACCATGTATACCAGGCCCGTAAAAAAGATATCCGCCCCGGACCTGGAAAGGCTTTATCAGGATTTCTACCGGGCCGCCCCTTTTGTCCGCCTGTGTCCGGAGGGGGAATGGCCTTCGACCTTACAGGTCAGGGGATCTAATTATTGCCAGATCGGCTGGAGCCTGGATAGCCGTACCGGACAATTGATCATCCTGACGGCGATCGACAATCTGGTTAAAGGGGCTTCCGGACAGGCCATTCAGAACATGAATATCCTCTTTGGCTGGGATCAAACCCTTGGGTTGACCCAGTTGCCTTTGTATCCGTGAAACGGGCAGGGATCAGGGGTCAGGGATCAGATGTCAGGGGTCGGGGAAACCAAATTTCGGGTTTTCAGTCTCCATTGGCTTGTCGTTTTGGTCTGAGCCTCGGAGGGGAACTCGATGTTTTTTCTGATCCCAGATCCCTGATCCCCGACACCTAAACCTTGAACCTTGAACGTTGAACCTTCATTCGGATGAACCAGGAACGAAACATTCGCCTCTTGAT is part of the Deltaproteobacteria bacterium genome and encodes:
- a CDS encoding N-acetyl-gamma-glutamyl-phosphate reductase encodes the protein MKKEKKKVTVVGGSGYTGLELLRLLLLHPEVEVIRVTSRQYEGKPVQRVFPSLGKTSLIFTAPNLKEIVKDSDVVFTAVPHQKAMEVIPEIMGRPKCKVIDLSADFRIKAQKNYEAWYQVTHEAPWLLDQAVYGLPEIHGQEIKKARLIGNPGCYPTSIILGLAPLLKEKLVKTEGIIADSKSGVSGAGRTLNLGSLFCETGEGFRAYKVGGGHRHIPEMEQELSLIAGKSIKLTFTPHLVPMSRGILSTMYTRPVKKISAPDLERLYQDFYRAAPFVRLCPEGEWPSTLQVRGSNYCQIGWSLDSRTGQLIILTAIDNLVKGASGQAIQNMNILFGWDQTLGLTQLPLYP